In the Pontibacillus sp. HMF3514 genome, CTTGTCCTTCATACCAAGTTCACGATATTTTTTCCCACTTGTGTTGAAAAACTTTTTAGCCGGAAGACCACTTTGTTCGATAAAAGTTTTGAGCTGCTCTTTCGTGGGTGGGTTCTCTACAATATGTACGGTTTCATATGACTTCTCATTTTCATCAAGCCATTTTTTTGCTTTTTTACAAGTACCACATTGTGGGTACCAATAAAATGTTAGTGCCAAACCAAGAACCTCCTTCTATGTATCACCATTATTTTATCATTATTATAATCATCTGACTATCTTGGTTACAAAACAATCCTACCACTCATTTAGCGGTAGGATTGCTTATAATCATTATACCCAATTATACAACATATTTCTCTTCTTTAATAATTGTTGCAGCAATTTCACGTTTCTTTGAAATTACATTAATTGGTGTGTGACGAGTCAATTTACGTAGTGCTGATAGCATCATGCGAAGTGTATCGCCTTCTTCACTAGCAATAAGCGTTTCCTTAGCATGAGC is a window encoding:
- a CDS encoding arsenate reductase family protein; translation: MALTFYWYPQCGTCKKAKKWLDENEKSYETVHIVENPPTKEQLKTFIEQSGLPAKKFFNTSGKKYRELGMKDKLQDATEDQMAEWLASDGMLIKRPIVTDGNKVTVGFKEETFEDTWK